ATGCAATTTCAGATGACACATTGGCAGCCCCCTCAGTGCTTTACGTCCTCTGTAGTTGTGTTGAAAAGTGAACTACGGCTACCCTTTGACACTGGCATGGTGAAGCTGTGGTCTTACAGTACAATGACTCAAAGGGCCCTGCTGCTGGTGAGGAaataaatgggggggggggggcaacccCATTTCACCCATGAGCAAGAGGGGAAAAGTGCCAATGTGAGTGATGGCTTGTGTACGTGTATGCAAGCAAGACCCCAGGGAGTGTCAGTGCAGTGGGGGGCCCGGGTCACTCAGTGCCGCGGGTGGGAGTACTAGGCTGGTTTAGGCCCATGGTTTTGCACAACCAGCCGGCAAAGTCCACTTCCTCCACTTCTGAGCGTTTGATGAACGTGTGACTCTGAAAAAATCAAACAGGAAGGAAAACCATTGCTTGTACTGCTAGCATCACTAGCACAGAAAAATAACCAGGTAATCAAACTATGAGATGAATAATAATTCAAGCTCAGGTACCCACCATCAACATCTTCAGATCGGCCCTCTCAGCTGGGTTTTTGATCAAactgcagacacaaatgacACCAACAGATTACTCTCATGAGAGACTACAGACCTGTTTCCGTcagtgaaatgttttcaaacacTGACTGGCTTCCAGCTAATTTCAGTCAACACCAACTTCTGTCTGTTGCTCACTCTACAAATGTCATTGTCGATGCTCACCATTTTGTCACAAAGTCTTGGAAGTCATTGGTGTAAACCCCAAGTGGCAGTTTAGGTGGCGGCTGAAGAGAGACAATAAtcaaaaagggtaaaaaaaactgtacaatTTATGTAAACATACAATGAGAGATTGTTGTGTAAAGAgagatgaaaatgtgtgttcatcagTGCTTTCTCACACCTCATTCACAATGTAGTCCAAAAGTTCAAAGATGGCCATGGCTGGTCTACTGTCCATCCCATGTCCTGTGGAGTAGCATCATTACATGGAAACAATTATAATACACTTtctcaaacaaatacatttccgTCATAATATAAGCGAGTTATTTTATTCAAGGATATTTAAAAGCTTTATCCTGAAAACATGAGTGTAAAATGCTGACAATGCTTAGCTGGTTAATATCTAAATGCgagtttggaaatgttttctgtgtgtccTACCGCTCACGGGCCGGCCTGGTGGTCTGGGCCTCTGCATGTTGGTGTGAGGCTCTCCCTCGGCCCCGTCCATAATGGCCCGTCCGAAGATGTTCTCCAGCTCTTTGGCGTCTGGAGGGGGGATGGGGTAGCGGCCAATTGCCAGCTCCACCAGGGACAGACCCATGCTCCACACGTCAGACTGCACCGAGTAGTGTGTGCCCTGCAGTCTCTCCGGCTGTTGAGAAACACACATCTACGTCAGAGGGGAGCGGGGAGAGCCAAGATGTCAGGCAGGAGAGAGGGTTGGGCAGAGGGCTGGGtgggaaaaacacaggaagtggtgGGGATGGATAATGGGAGGGGGCCGGTATGGCAAGAAGAGTTGGGGTGTGGTAAGGGCAAAAGGACAGAGGATGGGTGGGTTTGGCAGGAAATGAAAAGTAGCTTTGGACCGCTTAAGGTAGAAGGATGAGTAAAGACAGGTGTGTGTTGGGATTTACGATCAAAGGTCTCTACAGCACTGGTGTTTTGTGGGTACAGGATGGGACAGACAGGCAGCTTTCAGCACTGCCCCCACCAGGTGTCTAAGAGTATGAGGGGGAAAGAAGGACGAGAAAGAGCGAGCACAGTTGCCTCACTCGTTGCCAAAGAACCCTTTCCTGGGCACAGCCCTCGGTTCTTGGCAGGGGAGTGAGGGAGGGCCAGGGTAAGGAAAGGCAGAGGGCGGGGCCTTGAGAACAAGAGCAATgtgagaaaagaggagaaggaaagtGGGGATAGGGCCAGGGGAAAAGGGGTGGGGGCGCAGGCCTGTGGAGCTGACTCACCGACATGTAGGAGCGTGTTCCAACAAAGGAGTTGGCCATGGAATCTATGAGCTGGCCACTCACACCGAAGTCGCACAGCTTGATCTCCCCGCGAGAGTTGACCAGGATGTTGGAGGGCTTGACATCTATGTGGCAGAGGGGACGTGAAGAATAGACAAATGTAcgttacatttaaaataattaaaacgcGTCTTCATTCACATCTCATATGTTGTCCATACTCGACGTAGTGCTACCATTTTATCTAGACATCAGGATGAGAGGCGAGTGGAATATAATAGGGAAATGTGTATAAAGTATTGACTGTTAATTGCATATGTTTTCATGCAAGCATAAGTTTACGTCTGAAAATCTCCAGGGACGCTAAAGATGTTCCATCTCATAACAGTAGTGTTCTCAGAGATAGAagatatatgtatttaaatgaaatgagaaTATTTTTGCTACATATTATGACTTTCGAAACAAACATTTAGACAACAGCTACCGTCTGCCATGAGGCCTGCGGATCGCCTGCACAGCACGCACGCTTTATCTGCGGTGCCGTGTTAATCGAGCAGAAGAGAAAACTGTAACATCTAAAGCTGAGTCCGTTATAAACAAGACTCGGTGCTCCACATATACCGCTCATCACTGAAAAACATCCTGCGAAATAATGGGGTAAAGACTCAGCCCTGCAATCTGTCCTCTGTGGTgtgacaacccccccccccccccacctacCAAGGACATGTGAAGAGTGTCTCAAAGAAATGGCATGAAAGAGCGGGAGAAGGATGGAGGGAGACACGGAGGGAGGGGTCAGCAGGGCGCGGCTGCTGTATAATCACATCTGAGAGGCTGTAATTACCGCCTGAGCTCACAGACAACTGTCCTACTACCACCGACCC
This DNA window, taken from Eleginops maclovinus isolate JMC-PN-2008 ecotype Puerto Natales chromosome 9, JC_Emac_rtc_rv5, whole genome shotgun sequence, encodes the following:
- the map2k2a gene encoding dual specificity mitogen-activated protein kinase kinase 2a translates to MAPKRRPVPLNITPIGEGQATSNTIDAASEANLEALQKKLGELDLDEQQRKRLEAFLTQKAQVGELKDEDFDPICELGAGNGGVVNKVRHKPSGLVMARKLIHLEIKPAIRNQIIRELQVLHECNSPYIVGFYGAFYSDGEISICMEHMDGGSLDQVLKEARRIPEEILGKVSIAVLRGLAYLREKHQIMHRDVKPSNILVNSRGEIKLCDFGVSGQLIDSMANSFVGTRSYMSPERLQGTHYSVQSDVWSMGLSLVELAIGRYPIPPPDAKELENIFGRAIMDGAEGEPHTNMQRPRPPGRPVSGHGMDSRPAMAIFELLDYIVNEPPPKLPLGVYTNDFQDFVTKCLIKNPAERADLKMLMSHTFIKRSEVEEVDFAGWLCKTMGLNQPSTPTRGTE